The DNA window TTAACCCCAATGGCGGGGCGATTGCACTGGGCCATCCGGTCGGCGCAACAGGGGCCATTATCACTGTCAAAACGCTCTATGAGCTGGAACGGACGGGTGGCAAACGCGGGCTGATCACGATGTGCATCGGCGGCGGTCAGGGCATCGCACTCGCAATCGAGCTGCTGTAGGCCGCGCGCGGAAAAATACGGGAGGGCGCGGGCCCCTCCCACCCTCTCGGTAGACATGGTCATCACAAGCGGTCAGAAGAGTGCGAGATCCACGAGAATCAGCGTGAGCGACCCCGAAATACCGATGGTGAGGCCAAGGATCACCGCGCCGAGAACCCAGCGGAAAAGGCCGCGGTCTTTCTGCGGCGGCTCCGGATTACCCTGCCGGATCAGCGCGTTTTCCACCAGCGCCGGCAGGCGCGGACCGAAACGGGCCATCACGCGGGCGGTTTTCGCAAAGTCGCGCAGAGCGGCCCGGGGACCGATGGTCTGCGCGATGTAATCGGACACGATGGGGCTTGCGACCTGCCAGATGTTAATCTGTGGATTGAGAGAGCGTGCAACACCTTCCACAACGACCATGGTGCGTTGCAGGAGAATGAGCTCGGTGCGGGTTTCCATGCCAAAACGCTCGGTCACCTCAAAGAGATAGCTCAGAAGACGACCCATCGAGATTTTCGACGCATCCATGCCGAAAATCGGCTCACCCACGGCGCGCAGCGCGCGCGCAAATTCGTCTACGTCTTTGTCCGCAGGGACATAGCCTGCTTCAAAGTGAACCTCCGCCACGCGTTTGTAGTCGCGCCGGATGAAGCCATAGAGGATCTCTGCATAGACCCGGCGCGTGTACTCATCAATGTGCCCCATTATGCCGAAATCATAGGCCACAATATTGCCGTTTGGCGCGACTTTGAGATTACCCTGGTGCATGTCGGCGTGGAAATAGCCGTCGCGCAGCGCGTGGTTCAGGAAAAGCTGCAGCACACGGTCGCCCAGCAGAATGCGGTCGTGACCGGCGGCATCAATCGCGGCGTTGTCACCCATCGGAACGCCGTCAGCCCAGCCCAGCGTCATGACACGGCGAGCAGAGTATTCCCATTTGATACGGGGCAGCTGGAAGCCTTCGTCTTTCTCCGTATTGGCGGCGAATTCGGCAGCAGAAGAGGATTCAAGCCGCAGGTCCAGCTCTCCCTGCACAACACCGTCAAAATGTTCGATCACATCGAGGGGCCGCAGGCGGCGCGAGCCCGGAGAACAGAAATCAATTACAGAGGCGGCAAGATAAAAGGCATCGATATCCTTGCGAAAGGCTTTTTCGATGCCGGGGCGCAGCACTTTGACGGCGACTTCTTCGCCTGAGACCGCAAGCCGCGCACGGTGCACCTGAGCGATCGAGGCCGCCGCCACAGGTTCGCTGAATTCAGAGAACATGCGGTCAACAGGCATGCCAAGTTCGCTTTCGACCTCGGCCTTGGCCGTGCTCACAGGGAACGGTGGCAGTTTGTCCTGCAGCACGCGCAGCTGCAGCGCCATTTCATCGCCCACCACATCCGGGCGGGTCGAAAGGATCTGGCCAAATTTTATGTAGGCGGGGCCAAGGGCCGTGAGCGCGCGGGTAACCGGCGGCATGCCCGTATCACCGGCGTAGCCCAGAAACGTGAACGGCATCGCCAGGGTGCGCGCCACGAACCGGACAGAGGCCGGCGTGTCAAAGGCGTCGAGTACCGCATTCATTGCACCCGTCCTCTGGAACGTGGCGCCGGTGCGGATCAGCCGCCAGATATTGTGCGGACCGCGCATGGCTCAGAGTTTCCAGCCCGAGTGCAGACAGGCAACGCCCATCGACAGGTTGCGGTATTTTGTCTGCTCAAAGCCGGCGCTGCGCACCATCTGCAGAAAGGTTTCCTGATCGGGGAACCGCCGGATTGATTCGACCAGATACTGGTAACTGTCGCGGTCACCGGCGATCATCTGACCCATGCGCGGGATCACGTTGAAACTGTAAAGATCATAGGCCTTCTGCATCGCCGGGTTCGGCAACTGGCTGAATTCCAGCACCATCAGGCGGCCGCCGGGTTTCAGCACGCGGAAGGCCTCGTTCAGCGCTTCCTGCGGGCGGGTTACGTTCCGGATTCCGAAAGAGATCGTATAGACGTCAAAGGTGTTATCGGCAAAAGGCAGTGCCATGGCATCACCGGTTACCCAGTCGAGCTGGTCCTGCATCTGCAGCGCTTCGGCACGCTGGCGGCCTTCGACCAGCATAGCCTCCGTGAGGTCCAGCACCGTGGCATGGCCATCGCCCGCGCGTTTCAGGAAACGGAACGCGATATCGCCGGTGCCGCCGGCCACATCCAGCAGTTTCTGCCCGGCACGCGGGGCCAGCCAGTCCATCATCGCGTCTTTCCAGACCCGGTGAATACCAGCGGACATCACATCATTCATCACATCGTATTTGCCGGCGACCGAGCTGAACACGCCGCGCACGCGTCCGGCCTTTTCGCCCTCTGGCACGTCTTCAAAGCCGAAATGGGTGGTTTTGTCGTCTCGGTCGGTCATCGGGTCTTGTGATCCTTAGTGTTCGGTCTTTGTTATAGGCCTCAGGCGGGCAGGTACAATGCGGCCCTTTCGTCACAGGGAAAAAGAGCGGATGCAGCCGTCTGCACGCAGCGAATGGAAAGAGACCCGGCTTGCAGGCTGGGGCAGAGCGCTGAGGGTGCTGGTCTGCGGGCTTTTCGCGATCGTGGCACTTGTGCTGGTTGTGCATCCGCAGACACCGGTTTCGGGGTCTTGGTC is part of the Roseobacter ponti genome and encodes:
- the ubiB gene encoding 2-polyprenylphenol 6-hydroxylase; amino-acid sequence: MRGPHNIWRLIRTGATFQRTGAMNAVLDAFDTPASVRFVARTLAMPFTFLGYAGDTGMPPVTRALTALGPAYIKFGQILSTRPDVVGDEMALQLRVLQDKLPPFPVSTAKAEVESELGMPVDRMFSEFSEPVAAASIAQVHRARLAVSGEEVAVKVLRPGIEKAFRKDIDAFYLAASVIDFCSPGSRRLRPLDVIEHFDGVVQGELDLRLESSSAAEFAANTEKDEGFQLPRIKWEYSARRVMTLGWADGVPMGDNAAIDAAGHDRILLGDRVLQLFLNHALRDGYFHADMHQGNLKVAPNGNIVAYDFGIMGHIDEYTRRVYAEILYGFIRRDYKRVAEVHFEAGYVPADKDVDEFARALRAVGEPIFGMDASKISMGRLLSYLFEVTERFGMETRTELILLQRTMVVVEGVARSLNPQINIWQVASPIVSDYIAQTIGPRAALRDFAKTARVMARFGPRLPALVENALIRQGNPEPPQKDRGLFRWVLGAVILGLTIGISGSLTLILVDLALF
- the ubiE gene encoding bifunctional demethylmenaquinone methyltransferase/2-methoxy-6-polyprenyl-1,4-benzoquinol methylase UbiE — its product is MTDRDDKTTHFGFEDVPEGEKAGRVRGVFSSVAGKYDVMNDVMSAGIHRVWKDAMMDWLAPRAGQKLLDVAGGTGDIAFRFLKRAGDGHATVLDLTEAMLVEGRQRAEALQMQDQLDWVTGDAMALPFADNTFDVYTISFGIRNVTRPQEALNEAFRVLKPGGRLMVLEFSQLPNPAMQKAYDLYSFNVIPRMGQMIAGDRDSYQYLVESIRRFPDQETFLQMVRSAGFEQTKYRNLSMGVACLHSGWKL